The stretch of DNA TCCTGCTCGACATCCGGATGCCGGGTATGGACGGCTTCGAGACCGCCACCCACATCAAGCGTCTCGACCAGACGAAGGACGTGCCGATCATCTTCCTCACCGGAACGGACACGGACTCCGGGTACGCCTTCCGCGGTTACGCCACCGGGGCCGCCGACTATCTCGCCAAACCGTTCGACCCGTGGGTGCTGCGCGCCAAGGTCAACGTCTTCCTCGACCTGCACCGCAAGAACCGGGAGCTGGAGCGCGTCCTCACCCGCGACCAGCACCAGTTCGACGAGTTGTCCGACCGGATCGCGGGCGTCCGTGACCATGTGAAGCGTGGCGGGCTCCCACCCACCGAGAGCGACGACCTCTGCGGAGAGCTGAACCGCGTGGAGGAACTGATCGACTCGATGCGACGCGGAAGGCACGGTTAAACGATCCTTCCGCGGGCGGGCGGCGCCGTTCCTCGCACGGCCCCGCCCGCGGCGGACTTCCCGTGCCCGCGGCGGACTTCCCGTGCCCGCGGCGGACTTCCCGTGCCCGCGGCGGACTTCCCGTGCCCGCGGCGAGCTTCCCGTGCCCGCCGCGGACTTCCCGTGCTCTCCCCGGTGCTCCGTCCGCCGACCGCCCGCGGCCGTCCCTCAGGCCTCCCGGGTGCCCGCGTACATGTCCTCGATCAGGTGCTTGTACTCGCGCTCGACGACCGGCCGCTTCAGTTTGAGGCTCGGGGTCAACTCGCCGTGCTCGATGTCGAGATCGCGTGGGAGCAGCCTGAACTTCTTGATCGTCTGCCAGCGCTGCAACCCCTCGTTGAGCTGCTTGACATAGCCCTCGACCAGCTCGACGGTCTCGGGGGCGGCGACGACGTCCGCGTACGACGTGGCCGACAGCCCCTTCTCCTTCGCCCAGTCCAGGATGGCCGCCTCGTCGAGGGTGATCAGGGCGGTGCAGAAGTTGCGGTCACCGCCGTGGACCAGGATGTTCGAGACGTAGGGGCAGACGCCCTTGAACTGGCCCTCGACCTCGGCCGGGGCGATGTACTTGCCGCCGGACGTCTTGATCAGGTCCTTCTTGCGGTCGGTGATCCGCAGGTAGCCGTCGGCCGACAGCTCGCCGATGTCGCCGGTGTGGAACCAGCCGTCGGCCTCCAGCACCTCCAACGTCTTCTCCGGCAGCCCGTGGTAGCCCGCCATGATCCCGGGGCCGCGCAGCAGCACCTCGCCGTCGTCCGCGATCCGCACCTCGGTGCCGGGCAGCGGCTTGCCGACCGTGCCCGTGCGGTAGGCCTCGCCCGGGTTGACGAAGGAGGCGGCGCTGGACTCCGTGAGGCCGTACCCCTCCAGGATGTGCACCCCCGCTCCGGCGAAGAAGAAGCCGATGTCGGGCGCGAGCGCGGCGGAGCCCGAGATGGCGGCGCGCAGCCGCCCGCCGAACGCCTCGCGCAGCTTGGAGTAGACGAGCGCGTCCGCCACCCGGTGCTTTGCCGAGAGCGCGAGGGGCGCGGAGGCCGTACCGGTACGGCGGAAGTTGTCCTGGGAGGCCTTGGCGTACTCCCTGGCGACCTCGGCGGCCCAGAGGAAGATCTTGTACTTCGCGGCGCCGCCCGCGCGCGCCCTGGCGGCGACGCCGTTGTAGACCTTCTCGAAGATGCGCGGTACGGCGGCCATGTAGGTCGGCTGGACGACCGGCAGATTCTCGATGATCTTGTCGACGCGGCCGTCCACCGCGGTGACGTGCCCGACCTCGATGTGGCCCGAGGTGAGCACCTTGCCGAAGACGTGGGCGAGCGGCAGCCAGAGGTACTGCACGTCGTCGGCCCTGACCAGCCCCGTCGCCGCGATGGCCTTGGCCATGTACGACCAGGAGTCCTGGAGCAGCCGTACGCCCTTGGGGCGCCCTGTGGTGCCGGAGGTGTAGATGAGGGTGGCGAGCTGGTCGGAGGTGATCGCGGCGACCCGCTCCTCGATCAGCCCCGGGTTCTTGGCCAGCTCGGCCGCTCCGCGCTCCTCCAGCTCGGCGAGGGTCAGCACCCACCCCTCGGGATCGCCGTCGTCCTCGGTGACGTCCGCCGCGTCGATGACGACGACGTGGCGCAGTTCGGGGAGGTCGGCGCGCCGGTCGCGGGCCTTGGCGAGCTGTCCCGCGTCCTCGGCGATCAGCACCCGGCTTCCGGAGTCGGACAGGATGAAGGTGGATTCCTCGGCGTTGGTCGACGGGTAGACCGTGGTGGTCGCCGCCCCCGCGCAGAGGATGCCGAGGTCGGCCAGTATCCATTCGACGCGGGTGGAGGAGGCGAGGGCGACGCGTTCCTCGGCGCCGATCCCGAGGGAGACCAGCCCCGCGGCGACGGCCCGCACGCGGATCGCGGCCTCGGCCCAGGTCAGCGACTTCCAGCCGTCGGGGCCCTCACCGGATGCCGGGGGCACCGGATAGCGGTACGCCTCCGCGTCCGGGGTTGCCGCGACGCGCTCCAGGAAGAGAGCCGCCACGGACGGCGGCCGGTTCTCGATCAAGGTCTGTGTGTCGCTCACGACATCCTCCGGGCCCGCGACTTTGCGTGCGACTGAGTAGGTGTTCCGAGGCGTTGTACAACCAGCGAGTGACCCGCGAGTAACCCGCTTGTTTAACTGGCGAGTAACTAAGGGGCAGTGATCAGAGTAGAGGCCACGTGGCCTGCGCGTAAGGGGGGTGCCTTCGGTCACTCGTCACACTGTCCCCGTATGCCGGAGGGAAACGGACCCGTCCCTCGTTCCGCGTGTCGCGGCCCGCGGGGAGAGCCGCCGGGGACGCAGGGACGCCGACGGGCCCGCCGCGCGGAAGCGCGACGGGCCCGTGGTGCGAGGACGCGGACGGTGACCGTCCGGCTGCCGCTCGCTGGGGTTACTTCTTCTTCGACCCCGCGTTGTCGTCACTCGACAGCACGGCGATGAACGCCTCCTGGGGCACCTCGACGGAGCCGACCATCTTCATCCGCTTCTTGCCCTCCTTCTGCTTCTCCAGCAGCTTCCGCTTACGGGAGATGTCACCGCCGTAACACTTGGCGAGAACGTCCTTGCGGATGGCGCGGATGGTCTCGCGGGCGATGACCCGCGAGCCGATGGCCGCCTGGATGGGCACCTCGAACGCCTGCCTGGGGATGAGTTCCCTGAGCTTGGCGACGAGCCGCACACCGTAGGCGTAGGCGGCGTCGCGGTGGGTGATCGCGGAGAAGGCGTCGACCTTGTCGCCGTGGAGCAGGATGTCGACCTTGACGAGCTGCGCCGACTGTTCACCGGTCGGCTCGTAGTCCAGCGAGGCGTAGCCGCGTGTCTTGGACTTGAGGTGGTCGAAGAAGTCGAAGACGATCTCCGCGAGCGGCAGCGTGTAACGGATCTCGACCCGGTCCTCGGAGAGGTAGTCCATGCCGAGCAACGTGCCTCGCCTGCCCTGGCAGAGCTCCATGATCGAGCCGATGAACTCGCTGGGCGCGAGGACCGTGGCCCGCACGACGGGCTCGTACACCTCGGAGAGCTTGCCCTCGGGGAACTCGCTCGGGTTGGTGACCGTGTGTTCGGTGCCGTCCTCCATGATCACGCGGTAGACCACGTTGGGGGCGGTGGCGATCAGTTCGAGGTTGAACTCGCGCTCCAGACGCTCCCTGATCACGTCGAGGTGGAGCAGCCCGAGGAAACCGACACGGAAGCCGAAGCCGAGCGCGGCGGAGGTCTCCGGCTCGTAGACCAGGGCCGCGTCGTTCAGCTGCAGCTTGTCGAGGGCGTCGCGCAGCTCGGGGTAGTCGGAGCCGTCCAGCGGATAGAGGCCGGAGAAGACCATCGGCTTCGGGTCCTTGTAGCCGCCCAGCGCCTCGGTGGCGCCCTTGTTGAGGCTGGTGATCGTGTCACCGACCTTGGACTGCCGGACGTCCTTCACACCGGTGATGATGTACCCGACCTCGCCCACGCCGAGGCCGTCCGCGGGCAGCATCTCCGGGGAGTTGGTGCCGATCTCCAGCAGCTCGTGGGTGGCCCCCGTGGACATCATCCTGATGCGCTCACGCTTGTTGAGCTGGCCGTCCACGACCCTGACGTAGGTGACGACACCGCGGTACGAGTCGTAGACCGAGTCGAAGATCATCGCGCGGGCCGGGGCGTCCGCGACACCGACGGGGGCGGGGATCTCGGCGACCACCTTGTCGAGCAGCGCCTCGACGCCCATGCCGGTCTTGGCGGAGACCTTCAGCACGTCGGAGGGGTCACAGCCGATGAGGTTGGCCAACTCCTCGGAGAACTTCTCCGGGCGGGCCGCCGGCAGGTCGATCTTGTTCAGCACCGGGATGATCTTGAGGTCGTTCTCCATCGCCAGATACAGGTTGGCGAGGGTCTGTGCCTCGATGCCCTGGGCCGCGTCGACCAGGAGGATCGTGCCCTCGCACGCGGCGAGCGAGCGCGAGACCTCGTAGGTGAAGTCGACGTGACCGGGGGTGTCGATCATGTTGAGGATGTGGGTCGTGCCCTCGCCCTCCCCCGTGTTGGGGGCCCAGGGCAGCCGGACCGCCTGGGACTTGATCGTGATGCCACGTTCACGCTCGATGTCCATACGGTCGAGGTACTGGGCGCGCATCTGCCGCTGGTCGACCACTCCGGTCAGCTGGAGCATCCGGTCGGCGAGGGTGGACTTGCCGTGGTCGATGTGCGCGATGATGCAGAAGTTGCGGAGCCGCGCCGGGTCGGTACGGCTCGGCTCGGGCACATTGATGGGGGTCGCGGGCACGCAGGGTCCTGATTCTTGAGACGCGGTCGTCTCTGGCTCGGTCTCGGGTCGGATCGATACGTAGCTTCTATCGTCCCATGCGCGGAGAACCGCGACGGGTTTGGGCCGGTCGTGGGACGGCTGCTAGCCTGGACAGCTGTGTCTCACTTCCCTCACGGTATCGACGTCCCGGCCACCGGGTCCTCGACGGCCGGGAGGGATGACGGGGCACTGGTCGAAATTCAATGATCCTGTAGCTGAGAAGGCTCTTTCGTGGCGAACATCAAGTCCCAGATCAAGCGCAACAAGACGAACGAGAAGGCGCGCCTGCGCAACAAGGCCGTCAAGTCGTCGCTCAAGACCGCGATCCGCAAGGCCCGCGAGGCCGCTGCCGCGGGTGACGTCGAGAAGGCCACCGCGTACACGCGTGAGGCTTCGCGCAAGCTCGACAAGGCGGCCTCCGCCGGCGTCATCCACAAGAACCAGGCCGCCAACAAGAAGTCGGCGCTTGCTTCCCAGGCCGCGGCCGTCAAGGCCTGATCACCTGATTCGAAGATCCTCTTGGCACACCGCCGGAAGGGACTCAGCGGGCCCTCTCTACCGCTCCTGACCGGCACCCTGGATTGACGCGTTACCTCCACCGCACGCGGCCTGCGTTCGCCACGCGGGTGCGGTGACAGCAGTACGTACGACCCGCAGGGCCCCGTTCCGACCTTCCCCAGGTCGGGGCGGGGCCCTGCGGTGTGTGTGGGGGCGGGGGCGGAGGGGCGCTCAGGAGTGGGGCGGGGGCGGCACGGCGCTCAGGCGCGGGGCGGCACGACGCTCAGGCGCGGTACGGCGGGCCGCTCGGGCATGGTGCGGGTCCCGGCTCACGCCGGAACGGAAGGGACCGGAACGGACGGGACCGGAACGGACGGGACCGGAACGGACGGGACCGGAACGGACGGGATCGGGTGCCCCGACGGGCGGACATAAGTGCCGGCGGACATACGTACTGGCGGATGTGAGTACTGGCCGACGCCAGCCCTGGCGGACGTGAACGCTGGCGGGCCTCAGTGCTGGCGGGCGCGGGCCGCCCGAGCGATCGTGACGACCGCCTTCTCCAGGGCGTACTCGGGGTCGTCGCCGCCGCCCTTCACCCCGGCGTCCGCCTCGGCGACCGCGCGCAGGGCGGTGGCCACCCCGTCGGGGGTCCAGCCGCGCATCTGCTGGCGCACCCGGTCGATCTTCCACGGGGGCATGCCCAGCTCCCGCGCGAGGTCTCCTGGCCGGCCGCCACGCGCGGAGGAGAGCTTGCCGATGGCGCGCACCCCCTGGGCCAGCGCGCTGGTGATCAGAACGGGCGCGACACCGGTCGAGAGGGACCAGCGCAGCGCTTCGAGGGCGTCGGCGGCGCGCCCCTCCACGGCCCGGTCGGCCACGGTGAAACTGGACGCCTCGGCCCTGCCTGTGTAGTAACGCCCGACGACCGCCTCATCGATGGTGCCCTCGACGTCGGCCACGAGCTGGGAGGCGGCGCTCGCCAGTTCCCGCAGGTCACTGCCGATGGCGTCCACCAAGGCCTGCCCGGCCTCGGGGGTCGCCGAACGGCCGAGCGCCCGGAACTCGCCCCGTACGAACGACAGCCGGTCGGCGGGCTTGGTCATCTTGGGGCAGGCGACCTCACGAGCACCCGCCTTACGCGCCGCGTCGAGCAGCCCCTTCCCCTTGGGGCCGCCCGCGTGCAGCAGTACGAGGGTGATCTCCTCCGCCGGGGCCCCGAGATACGCCTTGACGTCCTTGACGGTGTCGGCCGAGAGATCCTGCGCGTTGCGCACGACCACGACCTTCCGTTCGGCGAACAGCGAAGGGCTGGTCAGCTCGTCGAGGGTGCCCGGCTGAAGCTGGTCGGAGGTGAGGTCGCGTACGTCCGTGTCGGCGTCGGCCGCACGCGCGGCGGCCACCACCTGCTGCACGGCACGGTCGAGGAGAAGCTCCTCCTGGCCCACGGCGAGGGTGAGGGGAGCGAGGGGATCGTCGTCTGCAGTCTTCCTGGCCATCGTGGGCAAGCATCCCATGGGGCACCGACAGCGGGGCCCGCACGGCCGGGCTCTGTCAGGGCTCCTCGCGCCAGCCGTCCCACTCGGCCACGAACAGCGTCAGCGCCTCGGGGTCGAGCCGGTCCTCGGGGTCCGCGAGGACGACGAGCCACTGGGCGTCCTCCGCGTCGTCCTCGCCGGCCAGCGCCTCCCGTACGAGCTGAGGTTCCTCCGTCGTACCGAAGCGGTCACCCAGCGCCTCCGCGACCTCTTCCGCGGCGTCGCGGTCGGGCAGTACCAGCACATGTCTCACATCACTCACGTGACCATTTTCCGACAGGGGCGCGGGGCCGTGCGACCGGGTCCGGGGCCGGGGTTCCCGAGAGAGGCGGGGCCGGGGCCGGGGCCGTGAAGGGGCTGTGAGCCGGACAGGGCTGCGAGCGGGCCAAGGCGGTGAGCGGGACAGACTGGGTGAGTGCGGCGGCGGGGCTGTGCCTGCGGCGAGAGGGAACCGCGGGAGGGAGAGCCGGAATCAGTCCTTGGGAACGATCTGTACGTCGAGGGCGATGGTGATGCTGGGCCCGACCACGGCGATACCTCGGGCGAGCATCGTCTGCCAGCTCACGGTGAAGTCGTCCCTGTGCAGTTCTGTCGTGGCACGGCAGGCGGCTCGGGTCTCGCCCTCCATGCCGTTGCCGACGCCGAGATACTCGGTGTCCAGGGTGACCGTACGGGTCACGCCGTGGAGGGTCAGCGCGCCGGTCACCGCCCAGCGCGAGCCCCCTCGGTGCACGAAGCGGTCGCTGTAGAACTCCAGCGTCGGGAAGTTCGCCACGTCGAGGAAGTCGCTGGAACGCAGGTGGTCGTCGCGCATCTTGACGTTGGTGTCGATCGACGACGCGTCGATGACGACGTGCATGGCCGACTCCTCCATGCTTTCGGCGATCCGTATCGCGCCCGCGAAGGTGTTGAACCGGCCGTGCACCCGGGCCATACCGATGTGGCGGGCGGTGAAGCTGATCGACGAGTGCGTCGGCTCCATGTCCCAGTCGCCGGGGCCGGGCAGCGTCGGCGGAGCGGCCACCAGCATCGTCACGTCGCCGAGGTCCGCGTCGACGCCCTGCTCGACCACCGCGTCGGCACGGTACGGGGTGAAGCCCTCGGCCGAGATGGCCACGCGGTAGTCACCGAAGGGAACCGTCGCGAGGAACGATCCGAAAGGATCGGCCCCTCCGCTGACCACCTTGCGCCCCATGGCGTCCGTGACCGTGAACTCCGCGTTCCGCACGGGTTCGCTGACCGGGTCGATGGCTCTGCAACTCAGCACCCCCGCCCCCGCGGGAGCCGATCCCGCCGCCGAGCCCGAGCGCTGCGACTTGTTCGTACGGTTCTTCGCTGATCGGCCGAACATGTACTGGACACCCCTGTGCTCTTGACTTGGCCCCTGACGACAACGCATTCGATCACCGTTACGGCATTCGAGGCAACAGAGGGCCACACCACGGGAATACAGCAGAACCCCCCACCATGCCCCCAGTGACCCGAATTGACCGTTCCGCTTAGCGTTTTGCCTGATCAGGGAAGGTTTTCAAAGTGATTACAAAAACCTCCTCGTACCCGGCCAGCGTCTCCTCCCCGGAGCCGAGCCGCCGCGTCCCCGACTCGCCATCGCCTGTGGTCGTGAGCGTCAGGCCGCTGATCGTGATCCGGCCATCGGCCGTCGGCCGTCCGCCGTCCGCCGTCCGCAGGACGCAGGGAGCAAACAGGGGAAGTGACGAAGTGTGAGGAGGGCGCTGTGGAGTGCCACCAGGATCCGGCCCGGAAGTCGGACGGGCGCGGGGGTGGGTGTCGAGTCGGTGGACGGGACTCACCGTTCCGCCGGACATCGAGGTCACCGGAGCTCCGGCGGCGGCCGGGCGGGCCCGGACTACCGCGCGGGCCCGGCAGGGCCGCCCTGACCGCCGGGGGCGCCCGGCTCGCGACCGGCCACCCTCCGGAGACCGGAAGGGAAGGGCCCCTTACGGTCCAGGCCGCCACGCGTCCTCGCGCTGCGGGGCACCGCCGCTCTGAGCGTTACCGACGACGTCCGGCGCCGCGCGGTCCCCCTCGCCCGCCTCACCCACCTCACCCACCTCACCCACCTCACCCACCACCGTCGCGTAGTCGGTCGGCACCCGGTAGTCGGTCGGCGTCCCGTATTCGGTCGACGGCAGCCCGCGCATGCGCGCCAGTGGCGACCGGATGACCCATCCGACCCCGAACACGGCCCCCGCGGTCGCGATCCACAACGTGGGCCGCAACCCCAGCGTCGACCCCAGTACCCCTCCCGCCAGCGCCCCGAACGGGCGGAAGCCGTAGTTCAGCGTGCGGAACGCACCGGTGACCCGCGAGCGCAGGGCGTCAGGGATGAGCGCCATCTGGAAGGAACCCGCCGCGATGTCGGCGAGCATCACGCCCACGCACGAGAGGAACTCCGACACGAACAGCAGGCCGGCGCTGAGCGGTTCCGGACCCCGCGCGAGCGGCACGAGGAGCAGTGGCACGGTGAAACCGAGGAACCCCATGACGATGGTCGGCCCGATCCCGGCACGGCGTACGACGGCGCCGCAGCACGCCGCCCCGAGCAGACCACCGACCGCTCCACCACTCAGGACAAGTCCCAGCAGCCCCGCGCTGAGGCCCAGTTCCTGGGTGGCGTAGAGGACGAACAGTGTCTGGAGAATGAAGTTGAAGAACTGCAGGGTCCCGGAGGCGGCGAACAGCGCTCGCATGGAGGGCTGCCGTACCACCCAGCGCATCCCCGCGGTGAAGTGGCCCTTCTCCGGCGCCGAGGGCGGCGGCTCCACCGCGTGGACCTGTCCGAGCAGGAGCGCGGAGAGCAAATAGGTGAAGGCGTCCGCCACGAGCGCGAATGGCGCGGTCAGGATCTGCACCAGCACTCCGCCGAGCCCCGGCCCGCCCAGCCACGACATGGAACGCGCCCCCACGACCAGCGAATTGCCCGCCACATATCGCTCCACGGGCAACATCGCGGCCAGCACCGTCACGTTGCAGACGTCGAAGAGCACGGTCAGCGCGCCCACACCGAAGGCGACCCCGTACAACTGCCAGAGTGTGAGAAGGCCCAGCACGTACGCCACCGGCAACGAGGCGATCAGCGCCGCACGGGCCAGATCCGCGACGATCATGATCCGCCTGCGCCGCGCCCGCCCGTCGGCCCAGGACCCGGCCGGCAGGCTCAGGAGCAGCGCGGGCAACAGCTCGACGGTCTTCAGCAGACTCATCTCCGCCACGTCGGCGCCGAGCACCACCACGGCGACCAGCGGGAGGGCGATCAGCGATATCTGATCACCCATCAGCGAGACGGTCTGACCGCACCAGTACCGCCGAAAGCGCGTCTCCCGCAACAGCCCGGGTATCCGCCCCGCGACGACCCCCCGTATATGGCTCACCCCCCTTCGCCCCGTTCCCGTTCGCGTCCCCGACCCCGTTCCCCGTCTCCGGCGAGGTCCCCGGGGACTTGGTCGGGGGTCTCGCCGAAGGCCCGGTCGGGGCCCTCCCCGGAGGCCTGGTCGAGGCCCTCCCCGGAAACCTCGTCGGGACCCTTGTCGGGCCTTTCCGTGGCAGCGGGCGGGTCGACCTCGGGCGACGGATAGGCGATCCGCAAGAACTCCACGAGCCTGGCCCCCTCGGGCCGCAGGGACGCATCCCGCAACCGAGCGTCGTACGGTTCGATCACCCCCCTGATCCGGTCACGCACCGACCGCAGTTCGTCCGCCGTCAGATAGAGCTGACTGTCACCGAACTCCTCGGCCTCCTGCCACTCCCTCGGCAGCTCCCTCCGCCGCTCCAGCGCACGGGTCATACGCTCGAAGTACTGCTCCGCGATCATGGTGGACAACACAGCGGAGGCATCCGCCACGGCCGGATCGTCCGAGTAACCGGGCCACGAGGTGTAGTCGGTCGTGGCCCGCCACGGCTTCTCACGCCCCCGGCCACCCCCGGTCTGCTCCACGAGGCCGTACTTGGCCAGCATCCGCAGGTGGTACGAGCAACTGGCCACCGACTCCCCCGTCTGCTCCGCCGCCCGTGTCGCCGTGAGTGGACCAAGCACCCGCAACATGCCGACCAGCCGCATTCGCGTGGGGTGCGTATAGGCCCGTAGCGCTCGGGCGTCGGTGAGCCGCAGCTCACTCTCCCGCTGCCGCCCCGCACCGGCCTTGTCGGCCGTCCCCTCGTCTCCGCCCGCACTCGCCTCTTCCGTCATACATATAAAGGTATCTTTAGAAAGAATCCTTTACAAGCCTCGCGGCTCTTCTCGGGCCGTCGGCTACCGGCCGCGGCGCTCACGGGCTCCTGCCCCGCTCGCCGGTTCCGGTCTCCGTCATCACCCCCATCCCGCCGCCCACACCCGCTCGGACTCCCGGTCCGACGGTGACCGCGATGGCACCGTCCCGGTCCGTCCGCAGTACCCGCGCACCCGCCCCGCTCAGGGCTGCCACCGTCCTGGGCGCGGGATGTCCGTAGGTGTTGTCGTCGCCCACCGATACGAGAGCGAGTCGCGGCGCGGTACGCCGCAGCAACTCCGGATCTTGAAACGCCGACCCGTGATGCGGGACTTTGAGCACGTCGACGGAGGGCAACGTCCCGTACCTGCGTAACAACCCACGCTGCGCCGGGGGTTCGAGGTCGCCGGGCAGAAGCATGGTCAGCCCGCCGGTCCGTACGAGCAGCGTGAGACTGGCGTCGTTCGGGCTCCCACCGGACGGCGCGGGACCCGTGACCACCGCCGCACCGCCTTCGGGCGCGGGCCCCCTTCCGAGCGGCGTGCCCGTGCCGGACGGCGCACCCCCATCGGACGGCGCGCGCTCCCCGGACACTTCGCCCCCTCCGGACGGCGTGTCCCCTGTGGACAGCGTGCCCGCTCCGTGCGCGGGGCCCTCTCCCGGCGCAGGTTCGACTCCTGGTGGCGCACCACCCCGCGGGGAGGGGCGGTTCTCGGGCTGCGGCGGCCAGAGGACCTGCCAGTCGAGGTTCCCCGTACGCCGCCGCTCCCCCGCCGCCGAGGTCCCCACCGGCACTCCGTTCTCCTCGGCCACCC from Streptomyces tsukubensis encodes:
- the holA gene encoding DNA polymerase III subunit delta; amino-acid sequence: MARKTADDDPLAPLTLAVGQEELLLDRAVQQVVAAARAADADTDVRDLTSDQLQPGTLDELTSPSLFAERKVVVVRNAQDLSADTVKDVKAYLGAPAEEITLVLLHAGGPKGKGLLDAARKAGAREVACPKMTKPADRLSFVRGEFRALGRSATPEAGQALVDAIGSDLRELASAASQLVADVEGTIDEAVVGRYYTGRAEASSFTVADRAVEGRAADALEALRWSLSTGVAPVLITSALAQGVRAIGKLSSARGGRPGDLARELGMPPWKIDRVRQQMRGWTPDGVATALRAVAEADAGVKGGGDDPEYALEKAVVTIARAARARQH
- a CDS encoding MFS transporter, translated to MSHIRGVVAGRIPGLLRETRFRRYWCGQTVSLMGDQISLIALPLVAVVVLGADVAEMSLLKTVELLPALLLSLPAGSWADGRARRRRIMIVADLARAALIASLPVAYVLGLLTLWQLYGVAFGVGALTVLFDVCNVTVLAAMLPVERYVAGNSLVVGARSMSWLGGPGLGGVLVQILTAPFALVADAFTYLLSALLLGQVHAVEPPPSAPEKGHFTAGMRWVVRQPSMRALFAASGTLQFFNFILQTLFVLYATQELGLSAGLLGLVLSGGAVGGLLGAACCGAVVRRAGIGPTIVMGFLGFTVPLLLVPLARGPEPLSAGLLFVSEFLSCVGVMLADIAAGSFQMALIPDALRSRVTGAFRTLNYGFRPFGALAGGVLGSTLGLRPTLWIATAGAVFGVGWVIRSPLARMRGLPSTEYGTPTDYRVPTDYATVVGEVGEVGEVGEAGEGDRAAPDVVGNAQSGGAPQREDAWRPGP
- the lepA gene encoding translation elongation factor 4 codes for the protein MPATPINVPEPSRTDPARLRNFCIIAHIDHGKSTLADRMLQLTGVVDQRQMRAQYLDRMDIERERGITIKSQAVRLPWAPNTGEGEGTTHILNMIDTPGHVDFTYEVSRSLAACEGTILLVDAAQGIEAQTLANLYLAMENDLKIIPVLNKIDLPAARPEKFSEELANLIGCDPSDVLKVSAKTGMGVEALLDKVVAEIPAPVGVADAPARAMIFDSVYDSYRGVVTYVRVVDGQLNKRERIRMMSTGATHELLEIGTNSPEMLPADGLGVGEVGYIITGVKDVRQSKVGDTITSLNKGATEALGGYKDPKPMVFSGLYPLDGSDYPELRDALDKLQLNDAALVYEPETSAALGFGFRVGFLGLLHLDVIRERLEREFNLELIATAPNVVYRVIMEDGTEHTVTNPSEFPEGKLSEVYEPVVRATVLAPSEFIGSIMELCQGRRGTLLGMDYLSEDRVEIRYTLPLAEIVFDFFDHLKSKTRGYASLDYEPTGEQSAQLVKVDILLHGDKVDAFSAITHRDAAYAYGVRLVAKLRELIPRQAFEVPIQAAIGSRVIARETIRAIRKDVLAKCYGGDISRKRKLLEKQKEGKKRMKMVGSVEVPQEAFIAVLSSDDNAGSKKK
- a CDS encoding YceI family protein, with protein sequence MFGRSAKNRTNKSQRSGSAAGSAPAGAGVLSCRAIDPVSEPVRNAEFTVTDAMGRKVVSGGADPFGSFLATVPFGDYRVAISAEGFTPYRADAVVEQGVDADLGDVTMLVAAPPTLPGPGDWDMEPTHSSISFTARHIGMARVHGRFNTFAGAIRIAESMEESAMHVVIDASSIDTNVKMRDDHLRSSDFLDVANFPTLEFYSDRFVHRGGSRWAVTGALTLHGVTRTVTLDTEYLGVGNGMEGETRAACRATTELHRDDFTVSWQTMLARGIAVVGPSITIALDVQIVPKD
- the rpsT gene encoding 30S ribosomal protein S20, whose translation is MANIKSQIKRNKTNEKARLRNKAVKSSLKTAIRKAREAAAAGDVEKATAYTREASRKLDKAASAGVIHKNQAANKKSALASQAAAVKA
- a CDS encoding AMP-dependent synthetase/ligase; the encoded protein is MSDTQTLIENRPPSVAALFLERVAATPDAEAYRYPVPPASGEGPDGWKSLTWAEAAIRVRAVAAGLVSLGIGAEERVALASSTRVEWILADLGILCAGAATTTVYPSTNAEESTFILSDSGSRVLIAEDAGQLAKARDRRADLPELRHVVVIDAADVTEDDGDPEGWVLTLAELEERGAAELAKNPGLIEERVAAITSDQLATLIYTSGTTGRPKGVRLLQDSWSYMAKAIAATGLVRADDVQYLWLPLAHVFGKVLTSGHIEVGHVTAVDGRVDKIIENLPVVQPTYMAAVPRIFEKVYNGVAARARAGGAAKYKIFLWAAEVAREYAKASQDNFRRTGTASAPLALSAKHRVADALVYSKLREAFGGRLRAAISGSAALAPDIGFFFAGAGVHILEGYGLTESSAASFVNPGEAYRTGTVGKPLPGTEVRIADDGEVLLRGPGIMAGYHGLPEKTLEVLEADGWFHTGDIGELSADGYLRITDRKKDLIKTSGGKYIAPAEVEGQFKGVCPYVSNILVHGGDRNFCTALITLDEAAILDWAKEKGLSATSYADVVAAPETVELVEGYVKQLNEGLQRWQTIKKFRLLPRDLDIEHGELTPSLKLKRPVVEREYKHLIEDMYAGTREA
- a CDS encoding response regulator, which gives rise to MTLEVQTTTDEPASILLVDDMEDNLMALEAVLGSLNEPLVRARSGEEAMKELLRRRFAVILLDIRMPGMDGFETATHIKRLDQTKDVPIIFLTGTDTDSGYAFRGYATGAADYLAKPFDPWVLRAKVNVFLDLHRKNRELERVLTRDQHQFDELSDRIAGVRDHVKRGGLPPTESDDLCGELNRVEELIDSMRRGRHG
- a CDS encoding winged helix-turn-helix domain-containing protein, encoding MTEEASAGGDEGTADKAGAGRQRESELRLTDARALRAYTHPTRMRLVGMLRVLGPLTATRAAEQTGESVASCSYHLRMLAKYGLVEQTGGGRGREKPWRATTDYTSWPGYSDDPAVADASAVLSTMIAEQYFERMTRALERRRELPREWQEAEEFGDSQLYLTADELRSVRDRIRGVIEPYDARLRDASLRPEGARLVEFLRIAYPSPEVDPPAATERPDKGPDEVSGEGLDQASGEGPDRAFGETPDQVPGDLAGDGERGRGRERERGEGG